The Deltaproteobacteria bacterium genome segment TTGCGTACGGTACGGGCAAAATCGGTGGTTTCTGTCATCTTTATATCGGACAGGAGGCTGTTGCTGCTGGCGCTCTCTGCATGCTTCGCAAGACGGACTATGCCATTGCAGCCTATCGTGAGCATGCTCACGCAATCCTGAAAGGAATTGACCCCAAATACGTCATGGCCGAGCTGTATGGAAAGGTCACCGGCTCATCACGTGGCAAAGGCGGATCAATGCACATCTTCGATATGGACTGCCGTTTTCTGGGTGGACACGGGATTGTGGGCGGCCAGATTCCGATCGCTGCCGGCGCCGGATTTTCCATCAAGTACCGCAAGACCGATGATGTTGTGGTTTGTTTCTTTGGCGAAGGCGCCATTCATCAGGGCGTATTTCATGAGTCAATGAATCTGGCAGCCCTGTGGCACCTGCCGGTTATCTTCATTTGCGAGAACAACCGCTATGGCATGGGCACTTCACTGGAGCGTGCATCGTCCATATACGACCTTTCCAAGAAGGCGCTTGCCTACGAGATGGAGCGAGGTGTGGTCGACGGCATGGACGCGGTGAATGTCTGGGAACGGGTGTCGGAAGCCGTTGATTATGCCCGGCATACCAAGAAGCCGACCCTTCTGGAAGCCCGTACCTACCGGTTCCGCGGCCACTCGATGTCTGACCCGGCTACCTACCGGACCAAGGACGAGCTGAATGAAATGAAGAGCCGCGATCCCATCAGCCTGCAAAAGGAGCTCCTTGTAGCCCAGAAACTTGTTGACGAGGCGTGGTTCGAGGAAGTGGATAAGAAGGTCAAGGCCGAAATGGAAGTGGTGATGAGATTCGCCGAGGAGAGTCCGGATCCTGATCTGGCCGAACTTCATGATCATGTGCTGGTGGAGCCAGAAGAACAGTCGCAACGGGAAGGAGCGAAGTCTGATGGCTGAACTTTCCTACCGCGAAGCGCTGAATCGTGCGATGGCAGAAGAACTTGCGCGCGATCCCGATGTATTCCTCATGGGCGAGGAAGTGGGCCTTTATCAAGGTGCCTACAAGGTATCGAAGGGACTGCTCGAGAAGTTCGGTGAAGGAAGGATAATCGACACACCTATTACTGAAGCAGGCTTCGTCGGGGTTGGTATCGGCGCGGCCATGTGTGGATTGAGGCCCATAATCGAATTGATGACTTGGAACTTTTCGTTTGTGGCGTTTGACCAGATTGTGAATAACGCCGCCAAACTCCGGTACATGTCCGGCGGCAAGCTGAAGATCCCCATTGTTTTCCGGGGGCCGCAAGGCGCCGCTCATCAGCTCGCCGCCCAGCATTCACAAACCGTTGACGCACTCTACAGCCATTTTCCGGGTCTGGTTGTGGTCGCACCGGCAACTCCGCGGGATGCTTATGGGCTGCTCAAATCGGCCATTCGTGACGATAATCCTGTGATATTTCTGGAAAGCGAGGTGCTCTATAACGCCAAGGGGCCGGTGGAAGATAACGAGTTCCTGCTTCCGATCGGAAAAGGTGAAATAAAGCGCGAGGGGACAGACGTTACCGTCGTTGCCTGGAACAAGATGCTGTATGTGGCCCTGACGGCTGCGGAACGGCTTTCCCAGCAGGGCATATCAGCCGAGGTGATCGACCCGCGTACGCTCCGCCCGCTGGATGATGAGCTGATCTTCAACAGTGTCCGGAAAACAAACCACTGTGTTATTGTGGAAGAAAGCTGGCCGCAGAATAGTGCAGGAGCGGAGATTTCTGACCGGGTTCATCGCCAGTGTTTTGACTACCTCGATGCTCCGGTAGCAAGGGTAAATTCGCAGGATGTGCCGATGCCGTACGCCAAATACCTCGAGCATGCCGTCATGCCCGAGGTATCTCAGGTGATCGATGCAGTAAAACTGGTGCTGTACATTGAAGATTAGGGGTCTTTTCAGGGAGTAACGCGCGATGGCTTACGTGCTGACGATGCTGCGCCTTTCGGACACGATGACCGAGGGAGTGCTGCTCAAGTGGAAGAAAAAGGAAGGCGACCGTGTCGAGGTAGGCGACGTCATCGCCGAGGTTGAGACTGACAAGGCGGTCATGGATCTGGAGTCGCCTGAGGCTGGTGTTCTTCGCCGGTATGTGATTCTGGAAGGCGCTACAGTACCTGTTGGCGCACCTATCGCTATTATTGCCGAAGCAGATGAGAAAATTGACGAGGTCCTGGCCTCCCTGAAAGGCTCAGGCGATGCAGCCCGGCCCGTTTCGACCAAGCCGCCGCCTAAAGTGGTGAAAGCTCCAGAAGCTCTGCCGAAGGCCGGCGGCACAGCAATACCTTCATTGTCAGAGCCGGCCGAAACTGGCGACGGACGGATAAAGGTGTCTCCACTGGCGGCACGGCTGGCGGCTGAGCATGGCGTCAAGCTGGACCGCATCAAGGGCTCGGGGCCGGGTGGCCGGGTAGTCAAAAAGGATGTGGAAGCGGTGCTGGCTGCTGGAGCCAGTTCCGACGCCGTGACGCCACCCGCTCCCGCCGAGCTTCCTGTCGCGCCTTACTCGCAGAAGAGCAAGCTCCTGGACAGCGGAGACGAATTCCTGCCGGGTGAAACAATGCCGCACTCCCAGATGCGGAAGACGATCGCCCGCCGGATGACGCAGTCCAAGCCTGGTGTTCCTCACTACTATCTCACCATCGCGGTGGATATGGAGAATGCGATCGATTTCCGCTCGCAACTCAACAAGGCGCTCCCGGAGTCGGACAGGATTTCCATGACCGATGTGATTGTAAAGGCATCGGCACGTGCGCTCACGCAGAACCCACGTGTCAATTCCAGCTGGACCGACGGGGCCACAGTGCTTCATCCGGCGGCCCATATCGGGCTTGCGGTGGCACTGCCAGATGGAATTCTGACACCCGTGATCCGGGACTGCGAG includes the following:
- a CDS encoding 2-oxo acid dehydrogenase subunit E2 codes for the protein MAYVLTMLRLSDTMTEGVLLKWKKKEGDRVEVGDVIAEVETDKAVMDLESPEAGVLRRYVILEGATVPVGAPIAIIAEADEKIDEVLASLKGSGDAARPVSTKPPPKVVKAPEALPKAGGTAIPSLSEPAETGDGRIKVSPLAARLAAEHGVKLDRIKGSGPGGRVVKKDVEAVLAAGASSDAVTPPAPAELPVAPYSQKSKLLDSGDEFLPGETMPHSQMRKTIARRMTQSKPGVPHYYLTIAVDMENAIDFRSQLNKALPESDRISMTDVIVKASARALTQNPRVNSSWTDGATVLHPAAHIGLAVALPDGILTPVIRDCERRGLLDISRERRLLTQRARERKLAPEQFTGGTFSISNLGMYDIAHFTAIIAEPETAILAVGMIRDIAVVRNGQVVPGKRMDITMSCDHRVIDGAVGAAFMRDLKGILENPATLTL
- a CDS encoding pyruvate dehydrogenase complex E1 component subunit beta; translated protein: MCWWSQKNSRNGKERSLMAELSYREALNRAMAEELARDPDVFLMGEEVGLYQGAYKVSKGLLEKFGEGRIIDTPITEAGFVGVGIGAAMCGLRPIIELMTWNFSFVAFDQIVNNAAKLRYMSGGKLKIPIVFRGPQGAAHQLAAQHSQTVDALYSHFPGLVVVAPATPRDAYGLLKSAIRDDNPVIFLESEVLYNAKGPVEDNEFLLPIGKGEIKREGTDVTVVAWNKMLYVALTAAERLSQQGISAEVIDPRTLRPLDDELIFNSVRKTNHCVIVEESWPQNSAGAEISDRVHRQCFDYLDAPVARVNSQDVPMPYAKYLEHAVMPEVSQVIDAVKLVLYIED
- the pdhA gene encoding pyruvate dehydrogenase (acetyl-transferring) E1 component subunit alpha gives rise to the protein MKMLYEKMLLCRRFEEKAAVAYGTGKIGGFCHLYIGQEAVAAGALCMLRKTDYAIAAYREHAHAILKGIDPKYVMAELYGKVTGSSRGKGGSMHIFDMDCRFLGGHGIVGGQIPIAAGAGFSIKYRKTDDVVVCFFGEGAIHQGVFHESMNLAALWHLPVIFICENNRYGMGTSLERASSIYDLSKKALAYEMERGVVDGMDAVNVWERVSEAVDYARHTKKPTLLEARTYRFRGHSMSDPATYRTKDELNEMKSRDPISLQKELLVAQKLVDEAWFEEVDKKVKAEMEVVMRFAEESPDPDLAELHDHVLVEPEEQSQREGAKSDG